The following are encoded together in the Argopecten irradians isolate NY chromosome 5, Ai_NY, whole genome shotgun sequence genome:
- the LOC138323353 gene encoding uncharacterized protein: MGQTRLNQMGLVLSHERRLKFQDSVNESSNKLLVDHLKKNPLIKITGDNLDIYVKTSQINTERRNQDLHLFTSNIIFSRLARIDMDNKPPRTDVNNIGAEKILLSDDQKDQLLDAYGILVGRIMCRLPALTFMKPHIPSHIPHQNAKKMSEKSTVLPLPIQFKNESKREDCLGIMDSYENTLVKLYTDAFGNTDILRQVKVPIGGDQLTRVRLQESKNLRTLSVSPERRFDDLHPIVFEMWHNKQDFLEKCFKTLYKPENSPGTLHHFKTILHRSDVNGKVKGRFEPHHNLLIAVGEGLLTEQILEFFNMEDGHCDPQHSLLGDFAKQKLPEKKNIVNKILREFLCHYGYGNVGDCKGASPVKHYKVSSVTADGKFILQEVQDPEDELQNYSQNLCHWALHLMELDDTAKEGDLARLLLNCRYSVPFFYSHSPLSKYLVENIDYLLKTEYLLSPLQRCRVLEGSFVNIHGGVGRNVESDLVQEHSVCNQKSLIKTLCANKSKAAIRRVTGAADMIADLCEQFDKSVGVKSKSSRHSKCVSPKDLETIEKTLRKLRPFKHTPGRKCPGFKNIKPSPLLPEKVPLMKAKINTTIKRLTRGLTVPAEEFDDNLIREFDEEFLPAV; encoded by the exons ATG GGTCAAACAAGACTCAATCAAATGGGGTTGGTACTATCTCATGAGAGGAGATTGAAATTCCAAGACAGTGTGAACGAATCATCAAACAAACTACTTGTGGACCATCTTAAGAAGAATCCGTTGAtcaagatcacag GTGACAACTTGGATATATACGTGAAGACATCACAAATAAACACGGAAAGGAGGAACCAAGATCTGCATCTGTTCACATCCAACATTATCTTCAGCCGTCTTGCTAGAATCGATATGGACAACAAGCCTCCACGTACTGATGTCAACAATATTGGTGCAGAAAAAATTTTACTATCGGATGATCAGAAGGATCAGCTGTTAGATGCCTATGGAATTTTGGTGGGTCGGATAATGTGTCGTCTCCCAGCATTAACTTTCATGAAGCCCCACATCCCATCCCACATACCTCATCAGAATGCTAAAAAGATGTCAGAAAAGTCCACAGTACTGCCATTGCCAATACAGTTCAAGAATGAATCAAAGCGTGAAGACTGTCTTGGAATTATGGACAGCTATGAAAACACCCTAGTCAAGTTGTATACAGATGCTTTTG GAAATACAGACATTCTGAGACAAGTAAAAGTTCCTATTGGAGGAGACCAATTGACCCGAGTTCGTTTGCAAGAATCTAAAAATCTTCGAACACTCTCAGTTAGCCCAGAACGAAGATTTGATGACCTTCATCCCATTGTGTTTGAAATGTGGCACAACAAACAAGATTTCTTAGAG AAATGCTTCAAAACACTGTACAAACCAGAAAACTCCCCAGGAACACTTCATCATTTTAAGACCATTTTACACCGCTCTGATGTGAATGGAAAAGTGAAAGGAAGATTCGAACCACACCACAATCTTCTCATCGCTGTTGGAGAAGGCCTCCTCACAGAACAGATATTGGAATTTTTCAATATGGAAGATGGACACTGTGATCCGCAGCATAGCCTTTTAGGTGACTTTGCAAAGCAAAAACTTCCAGAAAAGAAGAACATTGTCAACAAAATCTTAAGGGAATTCCTTTGCCATTATGGGTATGGAAATGTAGGGGATTGTAAAGGTGCATCTCCAGTTAAACACTACAAAGTATCCAGCGTCACTGCAGACGGAAAATTCATATTACAGGAGGTTCAGGATCCAGAGGATGAGCTTCAAAACTACAGCCAGAATTTATGCCACTGGGCCCTACACTTGATGGAGTTGGACGATACAGCAAAAGAAGGTGATCTTGCAAGATTGTTACTTAACTGTAGATACTCGGTACCTTTCTTTTATTCCCATTCACCATTGAGTAAATACCTGGTCGAAAACATTGATTATCTTCTCAAAACTGAATACCTGCTCTCGCCTCTTCAGCGTTGTAGAGTGCTTGAAGGCTCATTTGTGAATATACATGGAGGGGTTGGACGAAATGTTGAAAGCGATTTAGTACAAGAACATTCAGTATGTAACCAGAAAAGTTTAATCAAAACTCTGTGTGCCAACAAAAGTAAGGCAGCGATACGTCGTGTCACTGGGGCTGCAGATATGATTGCAGATCTTTGCGAGCAATTTGACAAAAGTGTTGGTGTAAAGTCCAAGTCTAGTAGACATTCAAAGTGTGTGTCTCCTAAAGATTTGGAAACCATTGAGAAAACCCTCAGGAAACTTCGTCCATTCAAACACACTCCAGGGAGAAAGTGTCCAGGATTTAAGAACATTAAACCATCACCCCTTCTTCCAGAAAAAGTGCCATTAATGAAGGCAAAGATTAACACAACTATTAAAAGACTTACAAGAGGACTAACAGTTCCAGCAGAAGAGTTCGATGACAATCTCATTCGGGAATTCGATGAAGAATTTCTTCCTGCAGTATAA
- the LOC138323354 gene encoding ATP-dependent DNA helicase RecQ-like, translating to MATKDILNKIVSDYEPGLVLKEKQSEALECLCNERCDLLVNLPVGYGKSIIFHLLPKLFIDTTCSNPIIVVVSPLNIIQKDQLESMKKRGISACKLDIKTKVDETTDTLDDVDLEKYDVKCDVPLTTVINGEYSIILCHPEALLNTTEGKGLLSNERFTHNVKAVVIDECHIIQKWGEEFRTAFGKMSSLKVFFPSVPFIALSGTLTVKQKKEIPALLHLENCKLIEHSPDKRNIFFEKCRKESSEDRLGEYEKIVYPICQELFDKKEAFPVTLMFLPVFYMSEVLMHLHGLFGTKSIDDALYSAICSGQDDYVISRTIKELKVENPRIRLVLTTSIAGMGFDPRNVTQVIHTCPPRNISQYMQEIGRAGRQGQPARAVLYFNNHDIAKNLPGITEDIIAYCKNDTTCLRNAILNVFGFEKDQSITATECCSNCKSHSREKSN from the exons ATGGCCACCAAAGATATTCTGAACAAAATAGTAAGTGATTATGAACCTGGCCtggttttaaaagaaaaacaaagtgAGGCACTAGAGTGTTTATGTAATGAAAGGTGCGACTTACTGGTTAATTTACCTGTTGGTTATGGTAAAAGTATAATCTTTCACCTACTGCCAAAACTATTCATTGACACCACATGTTCAAACCCTATCATTGTCGTTGTTTCACCACTGAATATCATTCAAAAAGACCAATTGGAATCGATGAAAAAGCGTGGAATTTCAGCTTGCAAACTGGACATAAAAACTAAAGTTGATGAAACTACGGATACACTAGATGATGTTGATcttgaaaagtatgatgttaaaTGTGATGTCCCTCTTACAACTGTGATCAACGGGGAATATTCAATTATTCTGTGTCATCCAGAGGCTCTTCTCAATACTACTGAAGGGAAAGGATTACTGTCCAACGAGAGATTTACCCATAATGTCAAAGCTGTTGTCATTGATGAATGCCACATTATCCAGAAATG GGGTGAAGAATTTCGGACTGCCTTTGGAAAGATGTCAAGTTTGAAAGTGTTCTTTCCTTCAGTGCCATTCATAGCATTAAGTGGGACCTTGACTGTTAAGCAGAAGAAGGAGATTCCAGCTTTACTCCATCTGGAGAACTGTAAATTGATTGAACATAGCCCAGACAAGAGgaacattttctttgaaaaatgcAGGAAGGAATCAAGTGAAGATAGGCTGGGAGAGTATGAGAAAATTGTATATCCAATTTGCCAAGAACTCTTTGATAAAAAGGAGGCTTTTCCTGTGACACTCATGTTTCTCCCTGTGTTTTATATGAGTGAAGTCTTAATGCATCTCCACGGTTTATTTGGAACAAAGTCTATAGATGATGCACTGTACAGTGCAATATGCTCCGGTCAAGATGACTACGTGATTTCGAGAACAATAAAGGAGTTGAAAGTTGAAAATCCTAGAATACGATTGGTATTAACTACGTCCATAGCAGGGATGGGATTTGACCCAAGGAATGTGACACAAGTTATTCATACTTGCCCACCAAGGAACATTTCACAGTATATGCAAGAGATTGGGCGTGCAGGGCGCCAGGGTCAACCTGCAAGGGCTGTTTTGTATTTCAATAATCATGACATCGCCAAGAATCTTCCAGGAATCACAGAAGATATTATCGCTTACTGCAAGAATGACACAACATGTTTAAGAAATGCAATCTTAAATGTTTTTGGATTTGAGAAGGATCAGTCGATTACTGCTACAGAATGTTGTTCTAACTGTAAATCTCACTCCCGGGAAAAATCAAACTAA